The genomic interval AAGCCGCTGCGCGATTATAAATGTCGTGCGACCCTTCATGACTTCTAATAAAGCTTCATGAATAGCTGATTCTGTTGCTGTATCTACACTTGCTGTCGCTTCATCCAGTACTAGAATTGGCGGATCCATTAAAATCGCACGAGCAAGCGCCACGCGTTGTCTTTGTCCGCCAGAGAGCCCGACACCCCGCTCACCGATTCGCGTATCGTAGCCGCTTGGCATGCTTTCGATGAAGGAATGGATTTGCGATTTGCGTGCTGCCTCCTCAATTTGCTCCTGCGTTGCATCCGGATGACCGTAGGCGATATTATCTCTAATCGATGCTGAGAACAAGAAGGTCTCTTGCGGTACAATACCTATGCTTCGCCGCAGACCATCAAGCTCATATTCCCGCACATCTACACCATCAATGAGTACACTGCCACCGGACACATCATAATAACGAGAAAGCAAGCCAATTAGACTGCTTTTGCCTGAACCGGTGGCACCGAGTACACCGATCACCTCACCTTGCTTCACTTGGAAAGAAACCTCATCCAATATCGGCTTATCCTTCGCTAAATCCTGATCGGAGAAGAAGAATGTTACGCGATCAAAAACGACGTTGCCGTGCATTCCGTCCGTATTTATCGCTTGTTCAGGGGTTTGAATATCAACCGGTGTGTCCAGCACTTCAAATACACGTGGAGCTGCTTTAATCGCTTGTTGAAAAATATTAATTTGCCAGCCTAGCATATTCAGCGGCCAAATAATGCCCCATGTGTACCATTGAAACGCCATGAAGGTACCAATCGACATCTCTTCCCGAGCAACAAAAATAGCACCGATCCAAATCATCAAAACAAACGTGAGTCCTCCGTAAAAGCCCATGAGCGGAAAT from Paenibacillus sp. FSL K6-3182 carries:
- a CDS encoding ABC transporter ATP-binding protein, translating into MKTLLRLMIYVRPSAKWVFTAVIIMIFATIFDLVAPWVLAKIFDEGIGKSNMSVVIGLTLALAGIQALKSLGMFIQGYSQELVGQNVVFKLRKELYEHLQRLSFSYYDRAQTGQLMSRMTGDIDAVKNFVGFGAMNLFTGMLTFIGTTIFMMTMQWKVTLISLITIPFILFVLFRFNHKVGPAWSNIREQMGRLTTTLQENISGIRVVKSFATESVEQRKFAERNEQNFDTNMDRARLEAKAFPLMGFYGGLTFVLMIWIGAIFVAREEMSIGTFMAFQWYTWGIIWPLNMLGWQINIFQQAIKAAPRVFEVLDTPVDIQTPEQAINTDGMHGNVVFDRVTFFFSDQDLAKDKPILDEVSFQVKQGEVIGVLGATGSGKSSLIGLLSRYYDVSGGSVLIDGVDVREYELDGLRRSIGIVPQETFLFSASIRDNIAYGHPDATQEQIEEAARKSQIHSFIESMPSGYDTRIGERGVGLSGGQRQRVALARAILMDPPILVLDEATASVDTATESAIHEALLEVMKGRTTFIIAQRLSSIQHADRIIVLENGRVAEEGTHKELNEGSGFFRQLFDRQKQIAHQ